The nucleotide sequence CGACCAATGAAGGCGCCGGCAGCATCGGCCGCAGCGAAGCGATCGCCGCCCACGCCGTCGCGCTCATTTTCCGTCAGGAAGCCAATCCGATTGAAGCACCATAGCCTCCCCTTCCCGTCGTGATCATCCGCATTCCTTCGTGGTTAAAAATCAGCGTCTGCGTCGCGCTATTGCTGACCGGCTGCAAACCGCGTGAAACCAACGTCGAGACCGGCAATCGCACCCACACGCTGCATCGCGGCATGGGACCGGCGCTCGCCGACCTCGACCCGCATCTCGCCACCGGCACGACCGACTACAACGTGTTGTCCGCCTTGTTTGAAGGACTCGTCGCCGAAGATCCCGTCGACCTCCACCCCGTTCCGGGCGTCGCCGAGAGTTGGACCGTTTCTGCCGACGGGATCACCTACACCTTTCACCTCCGGACCGACGCCGTCTGGTCCAACGGTGACCCGCTGACCGCGCAGAATTTCGTGAATTCCTGGCAACGGGTGCTCACACCTTCACTGACCGCGGACTACGCCAACCTGCTCTACGTGCTCGCCGGGGCCCGCGCTTATCACCAAGGCGAAACGACGGACTTCTCGACCGTCGGCGTCGCGGCCCCGGACCGGCACACGCTTCGAGTGACGCTCGCGTATCCCGCCCCTTACTTTTTGTCACTGCTCCAACATTGGATGTGGTATCCCGTGCATCTGCCCAGCATCGCCGCCGTAGGTTCACCGACCACACGGGGCACGCCTTGGGCCCGGCCCGGAACCATGGTCTGCAACGGTCCGTTCGAACTCGAGTCCTGGCAAAATCATGAGCGCATCGTCGTCCGGAAGAATCCGTTTTATTGGGACGCCGACACCGTGCGCCTCGATGCCATTCACTTTCATCCCTTCGAAGGCGTCGATACCGAGGAACGGGCTTTTCGCTCCGGCCAAATTCATCTCACCGATGCGCTGCCCATCGCCAAGATTGTTTCCTATCGGGAAGACAAGCCCGAGTTGCTCCGCATCGATCCCTACCTCGGCACCTACTTCTTTCGCTTCAACACCAGCCGTCCCTTCCTCGACAATCAATTCGTGCGGCGCGCCCTGAGTCTGGCGGTCGATCGCACCGCCATTGTGGAAAAAGTGCTGCGCGGCGGCCAAATCCCTTCGGCCGCATTCACGCCCACCGGCACCGCTGGATACCAACCGCCCGAGGGTCTTCGCACCGATTTCGATCAAGCGAGGAATCTCCTGATGTCCGCCGGCTACCCCATGGGGCGGGGCGCACCCTCCGTCGAAATCCTGTTCAATACCTCGGAAAACCATAAACTCGTGGGCGAAGCCATCCAGGAGATGTGGCGCCGGGAACTCGGACTCGAGGTCACCCTGCGCAACATGGAAAACAAAACCGTGCTCTCTTCGCGCCGTGCGGGGGATTTCGATGTGCTGCGGTCGGTCTGGATCGCCGACTACGCCGACCCCACGTCGTTCCTCGACGTCTGGCGCGGCGACAGTGGCAACAACTACACCGGCTGGGCCGACGCCGACTATGACGCGTTGCTGTCTCAAGCCGCCCGCGCCCCCAATCAAGCGGCGCGTTTCGACCTGCTCCAGCGCGCCGAATCCCTCCTGTTGGAACGCGCTCCCATCATCCCGATCTACACCTTCACCCACATCTTTGTGAAACGCCCGGAAGTCCGCGGCTGGCATCCGACGCTGCTCGACCATCATCCCTACAAACACGTCTGGCTGGTCGAAAATCCGGAGAACTAAAAAGCCAACCTCCCGCTCTCCCCGCTGATCGATTTAGCGTTTCAGTCATTCGCCTTTCCGTATTTTCTAAAATTCGTGTCTATTCGTGTGCATTCGTGGTTAAAAATCAGCGTCGTATTCAGCGTTATCCTACTCTTCATCGGTTGCGCGAAACGCGAAACGCCGGTCGAGGCGGGCAACGCCACACAGACGATGCACGTCGCCAGCGTGGGTGAACCCAGCGAGCTCGATCCGCACATCATCAACGCGCCGCCCGATTTCAAAATCGTGCCCATGCTCTTCGAAGGATTGGTCAACGCCGATCCCGCCACGCTCGAACCCCGCCCCGGTGTCGCCACCTCCTGGGATGTTTCCGCCGACGGCTTGACTTACACCTTCCAACTGCGTTCCGACGCCCGGTGGTCCAACGGCGCCCCCGTCACGGCAGACGATTTTCTCTTCAGCTGGCAGCGCGCGCTCACGCCGTCATTGGGATCTCAATACACGTTTCTCTTTTCGACCGTGGTCGGTGCCGATGACTACGCCGCCGGTCGCCTCACGGACTTCTCCGCGGTGGGTTTTGCCGTGGTGGACGCCCACACCATCAGCGTGACGCTGACGCAACCCACGCCCTACTTTCTCGCCATCCTCGCCAACAATCCCGTGTGGTCGCCCGTGCATCGCGGCACCATCGAAAGCGTCGGCGCCATGGCCGATCGCAGCAGCGGTTGGACGAAGCCCGAGACCTTTGTCGGCAACGGTCCGTTCGTGCTCTCCGAGTGGCGCCCGAATGTAAGTATCACGCTCCAAAAATCGTCCACCTACTGGGACGCTGCCAACGTCGGATTGAACGAACTGATCTTCCATACTTTCGACGGCTCCGACACCGAGGAGCGCGCCTTCCGGGCCGGGCAACTGCACAAAACTGAACGAGTCCCCGTTGCCAAACTCCCGACCTACCGGGATCAGACCGATTCCCCTCTGCGCGAGATTCCGTCCCTCATCGCGCGCTTCATCAACATCAACACCGCCCATCCACCGTTCGACGACGTCCGGGTGCGTCGCGCCTTCGCCCTAGCCATCGACCGCGATGTCCTCGCGGACAAAGTCTTTTTCGGCAACGCCAGCCCCGCGCGTCGTATCGTGCCCACCGGACTCGCGGGGTATCCGACCGACGGCGATTTCACTGACGATGCCGATGTCGCCCGCCAATTGTTGGCCGCCGCCGGCTATTCCCAGGGAGCCGGTTTTCCGGCCGTCGCGCTGAGCATCGAATCCGGCGGTCGCAACAACATGCCGGAAGCCCTGCAAGCCCGCTGGCGCGAAGTGCTCGGCGTAAACGTGGAAATTCTCCTGAGCGAAACCCGCGTGCACTGGAGCAAAATGCAGCGGCACGACTACACGCTCGCGATCGGCGGCTGGATCGCCGACTACCCCGACGCCACCGCGTTTCTCGATCTCTGGAAAACCGAGTCCGGCTGGAACTTCACCCAGTGGACCGACTCCACTTACGACCAAGCATTGAGCGCAGCCGCCAAGACCCCCGATGGCTCCACCCGCGCCACCGCGCTTCGCCATGCCGAGGCCGTGCTCATGGCCGACATGCCGATCATTCCCGTGGTCTTTGAAAAGCGAGCCATTCTGGTGGCTCCATCCGTGCACGATCTGTCCGACAACGCCATGGACCGCCCCGACTATCGCACCGTTCGTTTGGTTCAGCCGTAGCGCCTTGCCTCGACCGGTGGTTCCGGCTGAATCGAATCATGCACAACTGGTTCCGTCTGCTCGCCCTCTTTTCAACCCTTGGCGCGGCTCTCCCGGCCGCCCCGAAACCTTCCGTCGAGCGACTGCACGACATTATCGCCACCCTGTCGTCGGATGAATTTGAAGGCCGCAGCCCCGGCACGGCGGGTGAGGAAAAGACCGTGGCGTATCTGAACAACGCCTTCGTGACCATGGGTCTCGAACCGGGTAATCCTGACGGCAGCTATTTGCAGGATGTCGGCCTCGTCGGTATCCGCTCCACCACCGAACTCAACTTCACCGCGGGCGACACGACGCTGGCCCCCACGCTGGTCAACGACTACATCGCGATCTCCAAACGCGTGACCGCGCAGATCAGCGGGAAGGCATCCGAAGTCGTGTTCCTCGGTTACGGCGTGCAAGCGCCCGAGTTCGATTGGGATGATTTCAAGGGCATCGACGTGCGCGGCAAAACCATCGTCGTGCTGGTCAACGATCCGCCCGTGCCCGACCTCGCCAATCCCGCCATACTGGACGAAGCCATGTTCAACGGCCGCGCGATGACCTACTACGGACGCTACGATTATAAATACGAAACGGCATCGCGACTCGGCGCCGCCGCCTGCCTCATCGTCCACGAAACCGGTCCCGCCGGCTATCCGTTTGCCGTGCTCACCGGTTCGCTCGGCCGCGAAAATTTCGCCCTCGATACCTCCGACGGCAACGCCGATCGCGTGGGCTTCGAGGGCTGGATCACCCGCGACTTCGCGGAACAACTGTTCGCCGCCGGCGGTCACGATTTCGCCGCGCTCAAAGCCGCCGCAGCCCGTCCGGATTTTCAGCCAGTGCCGCTTGGCTCCACGCTCGATTTTTCGGTCGCCAACACCAACCGCCACATTGCATCCCAAAACGTGATCGGCCTGCTGCCCGGCCGCGACGCGTCATTGCGTGACGAATACGTTATCTACACCGCCCACTGGGACCACATGGGCATCGATCCCCGCCTGACCGGAGACCAGGTTTTCAACGGCGCCATGGACAACGCCAGCGGCACCGCAGTCATGCTGGAAGTCGCGCAGCTGTTCGCCGACCTGCCCGCGGATCAGCGCCCGCGACGGTCGATTTTATTTCTCGCCGTAACCGCCGAGGAGCGCGGCTTGCTCGGTTCGCTTTACTACGCGCAAAACCCTCTTTACCCGCTCCCGCAAACGGTCGCGAACCTCAACAAGGACGGCGCCAACATCTACGCGCCCACCCGCGACATCGAAATCGTCGGCTCCGGCGCCACGACCATCGAGGCGGTGGCGGCTGAAATCGCGGCGGCCGACGGTCAATTTCTGCTCGCCGACTCTCAGCCCGAAAAAGGCTTCTACTATCGCAGCGATCACTTCTCTTTCGCGAAGGTCGGCGTGCCCGCCTTTTACGCCAAAGCGGGGCGACTCGCCATCGGCCAACCGGAGGATTTCATCGACCAAAAGCGGGCGGAATACACGGCCAAGCATTATCACAAGGTGAGCGACGAAATCAGTGACGCGTGGAATTTCGACGCCATCGCGCAGGACGTGGATTTTCTCTTCCAACTCGGCCGCACCATCGCCGACGCCGACGACCGCCCCGAGTGGCTCGATGGCAGCGAGTTCAAAGCCGTGCGTGAAGCCTCGCTGCAGTCGCGATAAACCGCTGAGCGCGATACCCGCTCAACCCACGACCACCACCCCGCACATTTTACGGTTCGGATTTTGACACCTTTGCGCCCGTCGTTGTCTTAACGACATGCTAACTGCTCGAACCTCACTGGCGCTGCTCGCCTCGATCGTTTCCCTCGCGCTTTGGAGCGGTTGTGGAAAATCCGCCGACTCCGCCGATACCGCCGGCCTTAAAATCCTCAACTTCGGTAACGGCGCCGAGCCGCAGGATCTCGATCCGCAGATCGTCACTGGCGTCGTCGAACATCGTCTGTCGCTGGCTCTCCAAGAAGGCTTGGTCGCGGAAGACCCCGACTTGAACATCATTCCCGGTGTCGCCCAGACATGGGATGTCTCCGATGACGCGCTCACCTACACGTTTCATCTCAATCCCAACGCCAAGTGGTCCAACGGCGACGTGATCACCGCCGAGGACTTTGTCGGCTCCTACCAGCGCATGCTCACGCCCAGCATCGCCGCCGAGTATTCCTACATGCTTTTTCACGTCGTCGGCGCCGAGGATTACCTCAATGGTAAGATCTCCGACTTTGCCGAGACCGGCTTCAAAGCTCTCGACGCGCACACGCTCCAAATCACCCTGCGCCAACGCACGCCCTTCCTGCTGCACGCCATGAATCACTACGCGTGGTATCCCGTGCCGATTAAAGTCATCGAAAAATTTGGCGGCATGGAACGTAAAGGCACGGCCTGGACCCGCCCCGAAAACTACGTCGGCAATGGTCCGTTCACGCTCAAATCGTGGCAGCCCAATCGCAAGATCGTCGTCGAACGCTCCTCCACCTACTGGGACCGCGAAAACGTGAAACTCGACGAGATTCACTTCTACCCGATCGAAAGCATCGACACCGAAGAGCGCATGTTCCGCACCGGCCAACTGCACGTCACCAACGAAGTGCCGTTGTCCAAGATTCCGGTCTACCAACGCGACAACCCCGACGCCATCGACATTGCGCCCTACAACGGCGTCTACTTCTTCCGCTTCAATGTCACGAAGCCGCCCTTCGATGATGTGCGCGTGCGCAAGGCGCTCGCCTACGCCATCGACCGGGAATCGCTCATCAAAAACGTCACGCTGGCCAACGAAATTCCCGCCTACAATGTCGTGCCCCCGGCGTTGTTGGACTACGAAAGCCAGCACCATTTCAAGGCCGACCTCGCCGAGGCCAAACGCCTGCTCGCCGCAGCTGGCTACCCTGAAGGCAAGGGCTTTCCCGCCGCCGACCTGCTCTACAACACGTCGGAAAAACACCGCACCATCGCGGAGGCGATTCAGCAAATGTGGCGTAAAAATCTTGGCGTGGACATCGGCCTCTACAACCAAGAGTGGAAGGTCTACCTCGATGCCCAGGACAACCTGAACTACCAGATTTCTCGGGCCGGCTGGATCGCCGACTACGTTGATCCCCACGTATTCATCGACCTCTGGAAATCCGGCGGCGGCAACAACGACACCGGCTGGAGCAACGCCGAATACGACCAACTCCTCGCCACCGTGCTCGACGCGCCGAACAACGCCGAACGCTGGAAGATCTACAATCGCATGGAGAAAATCCTCATCGACGAGATGCCGATCCTGCCCATCTACCACTACACCCGCGCGCGTCTGATCGATCCGAAAGTCATCGGCTACAAATCCACGCCCTTGGACAACTTTCCCTGGAAGTTCGCGGATCTGCCGTAAGCACAAAAATTCATCATATGTAGGCCGCGAGCTCGCTCGCGCTCACCGCATCCGAGCGTCTGCCAGCAGACGGCCTACCGGGTGGGACCCGTGCATCGTCGACGGCGACCGTCCGGTCGATCAAAACGACTTCGTATAAACGTAGCCCTGCGGATCGCGGAACTTGAGCTGTCGCGGATCGATCTCGATCACGCGTAGTTGCAAGTCTCGATCGACCACGTCGTTGAGCCGGAACACCCGGTCATTCATGAGCACTTTGGGGTCCGTCGCCGAAGCTCGAACTCCCGTCACCCGGGAACGCTCCAAGTAGTTCAATACCGCTTCGCTGGGTGCCAGGGACGGCTGACTGCTCGGCACCGCTCGGGCCGTCGCTTGAAGTTCGGCCTGACTGAGAATCGTGACCGATCCGGACGCCGCCGGCGTCATGGGACTACGTGGCTGCGGCGATGGAGTCGACACCGGTTCTGCGGTCGGGCTCGACGCCGGAGCCGGGTTAATCGCCACGTTCACCGGAGGAGGCGGATACCGCGAGCTCTCCGTCGTGACCACCGGTTGAGGGACGGAGTCGGTTCGAACGGGAATCGCCCCCCGGGTCGGCGCGTCGGACGTGTCCGGACCGGGAGCCGGCACCTCGATCGAGGCGGGCGGCGTGGCCGATTGATCCACCATTGTTTCGGTGACGGAAGAGTCGGCGTGCGACGGCGGAGGAGTCGCGGGGTCACTCGGAGCGGGAGCGGGGGCGGCCATGGTTACCGCCACCGGAGCTTCCACGACCTCGGCCGTGGGTGGGGGATCCGACACCGCCACCGTGGTCGAGACCGCAGGTGCTTCGCCGTCCCGGCCCCAAAACGTGATGACCAGCCCGATCACCACCACGGCGACTAACGCCATGGCGGCGAATCGCAGGATACCGCCATTTGCCCCTCTTTTCTGTCGCGCCGCCACCATCGGGCTGGGCTCGGGGTCGGGGTCCGGTGCCGCCGAGGCGGGGGCGATCACCGGAGGCGGAGGTGGAGGCGGCGGCGCAGTCGGCTGCCCGAGTCCCGGTGCGGCGATCTTGCCGGAGGCCGCAGCTGCTTCGTCCTGGCGTTGCTTCTGCGCTTTCTTGAGGGCCTCGTTGATCAGGGACATGGTTCGGTTGGTGCTGGAGGCTAGAAAGTGAGTTTTTTGACGTCCTTGATCGCCCGTCTGACATCCCAGTAACTGACTTCGTCGGACTCGCGAATAAAGGACGCCAGCAGAGCCTTATCGCAAACATTGTTCACGATCCGGGGAATGCCGGATGAATAGCGGTGGATCTTCCGCGCCGCCCACCCGGTGAAGAACGGCCGCCCCTCGCTCCCGGCCAAGGTGAGGCGATGAGCGATGTAGTGCATCACATCGTGGCGGGTCAGCGGCTTGAGCTCGTAGTGAACCAGAATGCGTTGGCGCAATTGGCGGAGCTCCGGGAGGGCCAGAATGTCCTTCAACTCCGGCTGCCCCATGAGAACGATTTGGAGAAGCTTCTGTTTGTCGGTTTCCAGATTGGAAATCAGCCGAATCTGTTCGAGCACCTCAAACGACAGGTTTTGGGCTTCATCGATGATCAGCACGATCTCGCGACCATCCGCGATGCGTTGCAGTAACACCGACTGCATTTGCGCGATCAAGTCGTGCAGTCCCGTGTCGCGGGGTGCTTCGCCGAGTTCGCCCAAAATGGCTTTGAGCATCTCGGTCTCGTTGATGCGCGGGTTGAGAATCAGCGCCGTGTCCCAGTGCGTGTCCTCGATCTCGTTGAGCAGGCGACGACAGAGCGTGGTTTTGCCGCAGCCCACCTCCCCCACCAGCACGATGAACCCTTTGCGCTCCTGCAACCCATACAGCAGGTGCTGCAGCGCCTCCTGGTGGGTGGGGCTCAGATACAGGAACTTTGGGTCCGGAGTGATGTTAAACGGCATCTCCTCGAGGCCGTAATAACTCTGATACATGAGGCGGTAGCTAGGGGGTAAGTTTCCCAAACGCACGCCAAAACCACCCGCCCTCACGCGCAAGAACTTGTCTTTGATGAAGTTTTGACGCCACCGTCCGGCTCGTGAACCATTCCTTTGCTGACTAAACCCATGGCCATCAAGGGGGTAATTTCCGCTGAAAAAAGCGCTTGCAGGACCGCGCCACGTTTTGGAATGTGGCCCCTTGCGTTAGTGAAACTCCGCCGGTTGCGGGGTGACACCATGACTGGTTCCGCATTCTGCGGGATTGGAACGGTGGTTTCGGCTGATGGCACAGTTAGCGCTGTGTTAGACGCGGAGACCACGGGGCCCAATAAGCCCCCTACAGTTATGCAACCTTACTAATAACCAATGTCTACCGTCGCTAAACCAGAAATCATCGCTCAGTTCAAAACCCACGATAAGGATACCGGCTCGTCCGAGGTCCAGATCGCCATCCTTTCCGCCCGGATCAATCACTTGACCGAGCATCTGCGCACGCACCGCAAGGATTTCCACAGCCGTCGTGGCCTGCTGCAAATGGCTTCCCGCCGCCGCAAGCTCCTCGACTACGTCAAACGTCACGACCTCGCGAAATACCAGGAGCTCCTCCAGAAGCTCAACTTGCGCAAGTAATCCCCTTTCCACGGGCGACTCCCTCATCGGAGTCGCCCGTTGTTCTTTTCCGCCTCCGCGTTCCTCTCCCATCGGGACATTTCTGTCTGCTGCTCGTTTGTCGGGCCTAAAGCCCGACCCACCTCTTCATTCGTGGGTCGGGCTTTACGCCCGACTCCCTTCCCCGGGCGTCACACCGAAATCTCTCGAACCAGATCGGAGATTCCCGCGAGCGGCTACCGCTCCTTCCAACCCCGAGTTTCGCCCTCACCCATCCGCCTGTCCGAACGCTTCGTGCGTTCGTGCGTCGTGATCCGGGCGCACACTCCTACTCCCTTTTGAACCCGTTCGCTGCGTGTTGCGGCGTGGTTCTTTCCGTCCGCAACACGCGACATCCGTTAAGATAATGAATAACAAACAAACCGTCGAAGTCCCGGGTATGGGTCTTCAGTTCACCACCGGCGACATGGCTAAATTTGCCAACGGCGCCGTCACCGTAACCTCGGGCGAGACCAAGGTCTTCGT is from Synoicihabitans lomoniglobus and encodes:
- the rpsO gene encoding 30S ribosomal protein S15 gives rise to the protein MSTVAKPEIIAQFKTHDKDTGSSEVQIAILSARINHLTEHLRTHRKDFHSRRGLLQMASRRRKLLDYVKRHDLAKYQELLQKLNLRK
- a CDS encoding peptide ABC transporter substrate-binding protein → MSIRVHSWLKISVVFSVILLFIGCAKRETPVEAGNATQTMHVASVGEPSELDPHIINAPPDFKIVPMLFEGLVNADPATLEPRPGVATSWDVSADGLTYTFQLRSDARWSNGAPVTADDFLFSWQRALTPSLGSQYTFLFSTVVGADDYAAGRLTDFSAVGFAVVDAHTISVTLTQPTPYFLAILANNPVWSPVHRGTIESVGAMADRSSGWTKPETFVGNGPFVLSEWRPNVSITLQKSSTYWDAANVGLNELIFHTFDGSDTEERAFRAGQLHKTERVPVAKLPTYRDQTDSPLREIPSLIARFININTAHPPFDDVRVRRAFALAIDRDVLADKVFFGNASPARRIVPTGLAGYPTDGDFTDDADVARQLLAAAGYSQGAGFPAVALSIESGGRNNMPEALQARWREVLGVNVEILLSETRVHWSKMQRHDYTLAIGGWIADYPDATAFLDLWKTESGWNFTQWTDSTYDQALSAAAKTPDGSTRATALRHAEAVLMADMPIIPVVFEKRAILVAPSVHDLSDNAMDRPDYRTVRLVQP
- a CDS encoding peptide ABC transporter substrate-binding protein yields the protein MIIRIPSWLKISVCVALLLTGCKPRETNVETGNRTHTLHRGMGPALADLDPHLATGTTDYNVLSALFEGLVAEDPVDLHPVPGVAESWTVSADGITYTFHLRTDAVWSNGDPLTAQNFVNSWQRVLTPSLTADYANLLYVLAGARAYHQGETTDFSTVGVAAPDRHTLRVTLAYPAPYFLSLLQHWMWYPVHLPSIAAVGSPTTRGTPWARPGTMVCNGPFELESWQNHERIVVRKNPFYWDADTVRLDAIHFHPFEGVDTEERAFRSGQIHLTDALPIAKIVSYREDKPELLRIDPYLGTYFFRFNTSRPFLDNQFVRRALSLAVDRTAIVEKVLRGGQIPSAAFTPTGTAGYQPPEGLRTDFDQARNLLMSAGYPMGRGAPSVEILFNTSENHKLVGEAIQEMWRRELGLEVTLRNMENKTVLSSRRAGDFDVLRSVWIADYADPTSFLDVWRGDSGNNYTGWADADYDALLSQAARAPNQAARFDLLQRAESLLLERAPIIPIYTFTHIFVKRPEVRGWHPTLLDHHPYKHVWLVENPEN
- a CDS encoding peptide ABC transporter substrate-binding protein, producing MLTARTSLALLASIVSLALWSGCGKSADSADTAGLKILNFGNGAEPQDLDPQIVTGVVEHRLSLALQEGLVAEDPDLNIIPGVAQTWDVSDDALTYTFHLNPNAKWSNGDVITAEDFVGSYQRMLTPSIAAEYSYMLFHVVGAEDYLNGKISDFAETGFKALDAHTLQITLRQRTPFLLHAMNHYAWYPVPIKVIEKFGGMERKGTAWTRPENYVGNGPFTLKSWQPNRKIVVERSSTYWDRENVKLDEIHFYPIESIDTEERMFRTGQLHVTNEVPLSKIPVYQRDNPDAIDIAPYNGVYFFRFNVTKPPFDDVRVRKALAYAIDRESLIKNVTLANEIPAYNVVPPALLDYESQHHFKADLAEAKRLLAAAGYPEGKGFPAADLLYNTSEKHRTIAEAIQQMWRKNLGVDIGLYNQEWKVYLDAQDNLNYQISRAGWIADYVDPHVFIDLWKSGGGNNDTGWSNAEYDQLLATVLDAPNNAERWKIYNRMEKILIDEMPILPIYHYTRARLIDPKVIGYKSTPLDNFPWKFADLP
- a CDS encoding M28 family peptidase, with product MHNWFRLLALFSTLGAALPAAPKPSVERLHDIIATLSSDEFEGRSPGTAGEEKTVAYLNNAFVTMGLEPGNPDGSYLQDVGLVGIRSTTELNFTAGDTTLAPTLVNDYIAISKRVTAQISGKASEVVFLGYGVQAPEFDWDDFKGIDVRGKTIVVLVNDPPVPDLANPAILDEAMFNGRAMTYYGRYDYKYETASRLGAAACLIVHETGPAGYPFAVLTGSLGRENFALDTSDGNADRVGFEGWITRDFAEQLFAAGGHDFAALKAAAARPDFQPVPLGSTLDFSVANTNRHIASQNVIGLLPGRDASLRDEYVIYTAHWDHMGIDPRLTGDQVFNGAMDNASGTAVMLEVAQLFADLPADQRPRRSILFLAVTAEERGLLGSLYYAQNPLYPLPQTVANLNKDGANIYAPTRDIEIVGSGATTIEAVAAEIAAADGQFLLADSQPEKGFYYRSDHFSFAKVGVPAFYAKAGRLAIGQPEDFIDQKRAEYTAKHYHKVSDEISDAWNFDAIAQDVDFLFQLGRTIADADDRPEWLDGSEFKAVREASLQSR
- a CDS encoding ExeA family protein — encoded protein: MYQSYYGLEEMPFNITPDPKFLYLSPTHQEALQHLLYGLQERKGFIVLVGEVGCGKTTLCRRLLNEIEDTHWDTALILNPRINETEMLKAILGELGEAPRDTGLHDLIAQMQSVLLQRIADGREIVLIIDEAQNLSFEVLEQIRLISNLETDKQKLLQIVLMGQPELKDILALPELRQLRQRILVHYELKPLTRHDVMHYIAHRLTLAGSEGRPFFTGWAARKIHRYSSGIPRIVNNVCDKALLASFIRESDEVSYWDVRRAIKDVKKLTF